One Armatimonadota bacterium DNA window includes the following coding sequences:
- a CDS encoding HEAT repeat domain-containing protein produces MTRVHHKEGDDFVDTLIGFSLKHPVPEVAQFAAEILGKIGDKRAVEPLIAILEGTPEPGLAEAATEALGKLKDMSAVPILSHMLERGAMVVRVRAAGALGELCGDEAVSALESAAETDPNRTVRDAAEKALARISAGGASRLDTRLAQQSL; encoded by the coding sequence ATGACCCGTGTCCATCACAAAGAGGGAGATGATTTCGTTGACACGCTGATCGGTTTTTCGCTGAAGCATCCGGTGCCCGAGGTAGCGCAGTTTGCGGCAGAGATACTGGGCAAGATCGGCGATAAGAGAGCTGTTGAGCCGCTGATCGCAATTCTGGAGGGAACACCTGAGCCAGGCCTCGCGGAGGCCGCCACTGAGGCATTGGGCAAGTTGAAGGATATGAGCGCTGTTCCCATTCTGTCACACATGCTGGAGCGTGGGGCGATGGTGGTCAGAGTCAGAGCAGCCGGTGCGTTGGGAGAGCTATGCGGGGATGAAGCGGTCAGCGCACTGGAATCAGCGGCAGAAACAGATCCGAACCGAACGGTTCGTGATGCGGCAGAGAAGGCCCTTGCCCGGATCAGTGCAGGAGGAGCCAGCCGGCTCGACACGCGCCTTGCACAGCAGTCATTGTGA
- the eno gene encoding phosphopyruvate hydratase gives MGSTIEHVQAREILDSRGNPTVEVEVYLADGTKGWAAVPSGASTGTNEAVELRDEDKSRYGGKGVLKAVENVNSAIAEQVEGMDAVEQIAVDQAMIELDGTPNKSKLGANAILGVSLAVAKAAAEFSGLPLYRYVGGAGARDLPVPMMNILNGGKHADSNVDLQEFMAMPVGASSFAEALRWCSEVYHSLKSVLKSRGLSTSVGDEGGFAPNLKANEEAIAVIVEAIEKAGYRPGEQVAISLDPAASEFYQDDKYLLRGEGTTKTSAEMVDYYAGLIEKYPIVNLEDGLAEDDWAGWKLLNEKLGKKIQLVGDDIFVTNPSFLKKGVELKAANSILIKLNQIGTLTETLETIQMAKQAGWTAVVSHRSGETEDTTIADLVVGVNTGQIKTGAPARTERAAKYNRLLRIEEELGTAARYPGSDAFYSVGR, from the coding sequence ATGGGTTCAACAATCGAGCACGTCCAGGCAAGGGAAATCCTGGACTCCAGAGGGAATCCGACGGTAGAGGTGGAGGTCTACCTGGCCGACGGCACCAAGGGATGGGCTGCTGTCCCATCCGGAGCGTCCACGGGAACAAACGAAGCCGTCGAGCTTAGGGATGAGGACAAGTCACGCTACGGCGGCAAGGGCGTCCTGAAGGCGGTCGAGAACGTCAACTCTGCTATCGCGGAACAAGTGGAGGGCATGGACGCCGTCGAGCAGATCGCCGTAGACCAGGCGATGATCGAGTTGGACGGCACCCCGAACAAGTCGAAGCTCGGAGCCAATGCCATCCTGGGCGTCTCCCTTGCGGTAGCCAAAGCGGCAGCGGAGTTCAGCGGGCTGCCCCTGTACCGATATGTCGGCGGAGCCGGCGCCCGAGACCTGCCGGTGCCTATGATGAACATCCTCAACGGCGGCAAGCACGCCGACAGCAACGTGGACCTTCAGGAGTTCATGGCCATGCCCGTTGGGGCGTCCAGCTTTGCCGAAGCCCTGCGCTGGTGCTCTGAGGTATATCACAGCCTGAAGTCCGTGCTGAAGAGCAGAGGGCTCAGCACGTCGGTCGGAGACGAGGGCGGATTCGCCCCGAACCTGAAGGCGAATGAAGAGGCGATCGCCGTGATCGTAGAGGCGATTGAGAAGGCAGGCTACCGGCCGGGGGAACAGGTGGCGATCTCGCTTGATCCCGCGGCGAGCGAGTTCTACCAGGACGACAAGTATTTGCTCAGGGGCGAGGGCACTACCAAGACCAGCGCCGAGATGGTTGACTACTATGCGGGACTGATTGAGAAGTATCCCATCGTCAATCTCGAAGACGGACTGGCGGAGGATGACTGGGCCGGATGGAAACTCCTGAATGAGAAGCTTGGGAAGAAGATACAGCTCGTGGGGGACGACATCTTCGTCACCAATCCATCCTTCCTCAAGAAGGGTGTCGAGCTCAAAGCTGCGAACTCGATCCTCATCAAGCTGAACCAGATCGGTACGCTGACGGAGACTCTCGAAACCATCCAGATGGCCAAGCAGGCAGGATGGACGGCCGTGGTCTCGCATCGCTCCGGCGAGACGGAAGACACTACGATCGCCGACCTGGTTGTGGGTGTGAACACCGGCCAGATCAAGACCGGCGCTCCGGCGAGAACGGAGCGCGCAGCGAAGTACAACCGCCTCCTGCGCATCGAAGAGGAACTGGGCACGGCCGCTCGGTATCCGGGAAGCGATGCATTCTACAGCGTGGGGCGCTGA
- a CDS encoding cation:proton antiporter, protein MDNHWLASAFWIGLALLASLISIRLAISVALIEIIVGSLGGNLLGLSVTPWVTYLAGVGAILLTFLAGAEIDPVVLRRHFASSMSIGSAGFALPFAGVLLYTRFVSGWTWAQAEIAALALSTTSVAVVYAVMVETGFNRTEIGKIILAACFINDLGTVLVLGILFANYNAWLALFAIVTGVVMWLLPKFVPWFFARVGNRISEPETKFILLVLFGLGGLANVAKSEAVLPAYLIGMVLAPFFLRERILAQRIRVIAFSLLTPFFFLKAGSLVKFETAATSLGLILVLLAVKMVTKSIGIQPLTQVFRFGKREGIYTTLMMSTGLTFGSICALFGLNNGIINQDQYTVLVTAVIGSAVVPTLIAQRWFQPKLEIAEEEASDAQEAAARA, encoded by the coding sequence GTGGACAATCACTGGTTGGCTTCTGCGTTCTGGATCGGGCTGGCTCTGCTGGCCTCCCTCATCTCGATCAGGCTCGCGATATCCGTCGCTCTCATCGAGATCATCGTCGGCTCGCTCGGCGGCAATCTGCTGGGCCTCTCGGTTACTCCATGGGTCACCTACCTTGCGGGGGTCGGGGCTATCCTGCTCACTTTTCTTGCGGGAGCGGAGATCGACCCGGTCGTCCTGCGCAGACACTTCGCATCGAGCATGAGTATAGGATCCGCCGGCTTTGCACTGCCCTTCGCCGGCGTACTGCTGTATACTCGCTTCGTCAGCGGTTGGACCTGGGCTCAGGCCGAGATAGCGGCCCTGGCACTCTCCACAACGTCGGTCGCCGTGGTCTACGCCGTGATGGTCGAGACCGGCTTCAACCGGACCGAGATCGGGAAGATCATCCTCGCGGCGTGTTTCATCAATGATCTTGGGACGGTGCTGGTACTCGGCATACTCTTTGCAAACTACAATGCCTGGCTGGCCCTGTTCGCTATAGTGACCGGTGTCGTTATGTGGCTGCTCCCGAAGTTCGTGCCCTGGTTCTTCGCGCGGGTCGGGAACAGGATCAGCGAACCCGAGACGAAGTTCATCCTGCTGGTCCTGTTCGGACTTGGCGGACTGGCCAACGTCGCCAAGAGCGAGGCCGTGCTCCCTGCGTATCTCATCGGAATGGTGCTCGCGCCGTTCTTCCTGCGGGAGAGGATTCTGGCCCAGCGCATTCGCGTGATAGCGTTTTCCCTGCTTACACCGTTCTTCTTCCTGAAGGCCGGATCGCTCGTCAAGTTCGAGACCGCGGCCACCTCCCTCGGACTTATCCTGGTGCTGCTGGCGGTGAAAATGGTTACGAAGTCCATCGGCATCCAGCCCCTGACCCAAGTGTTCCGATTCGGGAAGCGCGAGGGAATCTACACGACGCTCATGATGTCCACCGGTCTCACTTTCGGGAGCATCTGCGCCTTGTTCGGCCTGAACAACGGCATCATCAACCAGGACCAGTACACGGTGCTGGTGACCGCAGTGATTGGCAGCGCGGTCGTTCCTACGCTTATCGCACAGAGATGGTTCCAGCCCAAGCTGGAGATCGCAGAGGAGGAGGCATCCGATGCACAAGAAGCTGCTGCTAGGGCTTGA
- a CDS encoding universal stress protein — MHKKLLLGLDGSENSFKALEEAIELARLYKAELHTISVEEIPHFAETIGEVVEEQDLADHRFREAVERARDMGDRRGVDIHSHIVIGHEVKTIVEFAKSGGFDLLVLGFMGHSALYDRVMGSTCQSLVRLTPCSVLVVK, encoded by the coding sequence ATGCACAAGAAGCTGCTGCTAGGGCTTGACGGGTCAGAGAACTCGTTCAAGGCCCTGGAGGAAGCGATTGAGTTGGCAAGGCTCTATAAAGCTGAACTCCACACGATATCCGTTGAGGAAATCCCTCACTTTGCAGAAACGATCGGCGAGGTGGTGGAGGAGCAGGATCTGGCCGATCACAGATTCCGCGAGGCTGTCGAGAGAGCGCGAGATATGGGCGACCGACGGGGGGTTGACATCCATTCCCACATAGTTATCGGGCATGAAGTGAAGACGATCGTCGAGTTCGCGAAGTCGGGCGGGTTCGACCTGCTGGTGCTCGGATTCATGGGGCATTCGGCACTGTACGACCGCGTGATGGGGAGCACCTGCCAGAGCCTTGTGCGCCTGACACCATGCTCGGTCCTGGTGGTCAAGTAG
- a CDS encoding metallophosphoesterase, whose amino-acid sequence MALRCFLLLLCVCTVICALPADAQDATVAVASDTHFGSASPSAKVQLCIQRMNTIAGAAYPGSIGGTVATPSAAILCGDLCTGGTLFHSASDDDFRQQWSGFDYCFPADGAPDANRLHYPVYAAPGNHDYYRWLGTTTSGTSTVVAQGLMARYGSGTGGIQEGNVCYSVDIGGVHFVCLGRYADDQVLAWLEADLAVTTRGTPIVCFLHYPLDDSGLWYTQAERDALAAKLVGHRVVCVLHGHSHDTHCYSWRGTTVFDDGATNEDADFGILRVTDSRTIYAQRQALSGGGDYWKWSGQFVTITGYALTGSGPIMGASISAGSDGGSTTTGVDGYYSLSVPVGWSGTVTPYKEGIVFSTPPRSYNNIQSSTAAQDYISDSVPPLAGTASSPARANAPFRVSYSGASDDYALARVDLWYRIGAGGLWTDSGLSSTGAGGGFTFAPDGDGIYYFDLVAVDSVGNRSAPASGDGDCHTIYDSTLRVFAITNRDLHGVIGEAAATYLFTAFGRVVSADLDAFTIDDGSAMPVRVLSPAHGLQIGDYVMAAGAWSPDSTHPALDASSVTKLQ is encoded by the coding sequence ATGGCTCTGAGATGCTTCCTGTTGCTTCTCTGTGTTTGCACGGTCATATGCGCGCTGCCCGCCGACGCGCAGGATGCGACAGTCGCAGTCGCTTCAGATACTCACTTTGGCAGCGCCTCGCCTTCCGCCAAAGTCCAGTTGTGCATACAGAGGATGAACACCATCGCGGGCGCGGCCTATCCCGGCAGCATCGGCGGTACGGTCGCTACCCCGAGCGCAGCTATTCTCTGCGGAGATCTCTGCACGGGCGGCACTCTCTTCCACTCGGCGAGCGATGACGACTTCAGGCAGCAGTGGAGCGGGTTCGACTACTGCTTCCCTGCAGATGGCGCCCCGGACGCCAACCGCCTGCACTACCCTGTCTACGCCGCTCCGGGCAATCACGACTACTACAGATGGCTCGGCACGACGACGTCGGGCACTTCGACGGTGGTAGCGCAGGGACTGATGGCACGCTACGGCTCCGGGACGGGCGGCATTCAGGAAGGCAACGTGTGCTACTCCGTGGATATTGGCGGCGTGCACTTCGTGTGCCTGGGCAGGTACGCGGACGATCAAGTGCTGGCCTGGCTCGAGGCCGACCTGGCGGTCACGACGAGGGGTACGCCGATTGTCTGCTTCCTGCACTACCCGCTTGACGACAGCGGGCTGTGGTACACCCAGGCGGAGCGGGACGCACTGGCGGCGAAGCTGGTCGGGCACAGGGTGGTGTGTGTGCTCCACGGGCACAGCCACGATACGCACTGCTACTCCTGGCGCGGCACGACGGTGTTCGACGACGGTGCGACCAACGAAGACGCGGATTTTGGGATACTCAGGGTCACCGACTCCCGAACTATCTATGCCCAGCGACAGGCGCTGTCCGGCGGCGGGGATTACTGGAAATGGTCAGGACAGTTCGTCACGATCACCGGCTATGCGCTGACCGGGTCTGGTCCGATCATGGGAGCAAGCATATCCGCAGGCAGCGACGGAGGCAGCACGACTACCGGAGTCGACGGATACTACAGCCTGTCCGTGCCCGTCGGCTGGTCCGGCACAGTCACGCCGTACAAGGAGGGGATCGTCTTCTCGACGCCGCCTCGGTCGTACAACAACATCCAGTCGAGCACCGCCGCACAGGACTACATATCGGACTCGGTTCCGCCTCTCGCCGGTACGGCCTCATCGCCGGCTCGCGCAAACGCCCCGTTCAGGGTCAGCTACTCCGGGGCTTCGGATGACTATGCCCTGGCAAGGGTAGATCTGTGGTACCGCATTGGCGCAGGCGGCCTGTGGACGGATTCGGGGCTGTCTTCGACAGGCGCCGGCGGCGGCTTCACTTTTGCTCCTGACGGCGACGGCATCTACTACTTCGACCTTGTGGCGGTTGACTCGGTCGGCAACAGGTCCGCACCCGCTTCCGGAGACGGAGACTGCCATACGATCTACGACTCCACACTTCGGGTGTTCGCGATCACGAATCGGGACCTCCACGGTGTTATCGGAGAGGCGGCGGCAACTTACCTGTTCACGGCATTCGGCCGCGTTGTGTCCGCGGACCTTGACGCTTTCACGATTGACGACGGGTCGGCGATGCCTGTCCGGGTTCTGTCACCCGCTCACGGGCTGCAGATCGGGGACTACGTGATGGCAGCCGGCGCCTGGTCGCCTGACTCGACTCACCCCGCACTGGACGCCTCGAGCGTCACAAAGCTTCAGTAG
- a CDS encoding transcriptional regulator — MAMQEFFATHPVFTYEEFADHLALRDSSNVRTRKALLTHYTKSGRLVRVRRGLYSVVPFGQTPEMVHPDPFLIASRMTPDAALAYHTALEFHGRAYSAFHEFTYLTRTATRRAEFRGDTFRGAAFPTSLLQRRQENFGVETADRSGLEARVTNLERTLVDVLDRPASSGGWEEIWRSLESVEYFDLEQVTEYALMLDNATTVAKVGFYLEQHAEQLMVEESSLPRLRAHVPKRAHYLERSAREPARLVEPWNLIVPERILNRSWEEVR; from the coding sequence ATTGCCATGCAGGAGTTCTTCGCCACACATCCGGTGTTTACCTATGAGGAGTTCGCAGACCATCTGGCTCTGCGGGACTCGAGCAACGTGAGAACGCGCAAGGCCCTTCTGACTCACTATACGAAATCAGGGCGCCTAGTGCGCGTTCGACGGGGACTCTATTCCGTCGTTCCCTTCGGTCAAACGCCAGAGATGGTACACCCCGACCCGTTCCTAATCGCGTCGAGAATGACGCCCGATGCCGCCCTCGCATACCACACGGCACTGGAGTTCCACGGCAGAGCGTATTCCGCGTTCCACGAGTTCACCTACCTGACGCGAACAGCCACCCGTCGCGCCGAGTTCCGCGGAGATACGTTCCGCGGAGCGGCGTTCCCCACGTCGCTCCTGCAGCGTAGACAGGAAAACTTCGGAGTCGAGACCGCTGACCGCTCTGGACTGGAGGCTCGGGTCACAAACCTTGAGCGTACCCTAGTTGATGTCCTCGACCGTCCGGCTTCGTCCGGCGGCTGGGAGGAGATATGGAGGTCACTGGAATCGGTCGAGTACTTCGATCTCGAGCAGGTCACTGAGTATGCTTTGATGCTCGACAACGCGACCACCGTCGCCAAGGTCGGCTTCTACCTCGAGCAACACGCAGAGCAGTTGATGGTGGAGGAATCCTCCCTGCCCCGGCTTCGGGCGCACGTCCCGAAGAGGGCGCACTACCTGGAGCGCTCGGCCCGCGAACCTGCACGACTTGTCGAGCCCTGGAACCTGATAGTACCCGAAAGGATACTCAACCGAAGCTGGGAGGAAGTCCGATGA
- a CDS encoding nucleotidyl transferase AbiEii/AbiGii toxin family protein, with amino-acid sequence MRVSIEHLTAESAATGFRPEMLEKVIHLLGLLEGFTHHPYLKNRIALKGGTALNLFVFDLPRLSVDIDLNYIGAADRDTMLAERPKVEQAIAAVCGRQDFGIQRIPEDHAGGKWRLRYDSALGQGGNVEVDLNFMFRVLLWPLEVRGSRQVGSHSVSGIPVLNEHELAAGKLAALLSRHAARDLFDAHLFLTQAAFDPCRLRLAFTVYGAMSRNDWRTVSVDDVGFETRELRSTLFPVLRSEHLAGVTDSDDWARQMVEETRTALSVVLPFSDAEREFLDRVLDHGQLEPSRLTDDADLADRILHHPALLWKVQNIREFKGR; translated from the coding sequence ATGAGGGTGTCAATCGAGCACCTCACCGCCGAATCGGCGGCAACCGGTTTCCGTCCGGAGATGCTGGAGAAGGTCATCCACCTGCTCGGACTACTCGAAGGATTCACTCACCACCCGTACCTGAAGAATCGAATCGCGCTGAAGGGCGGGACCGCCCTGAACCTGTTCGTCTTCGATCTGCCGCGCTTGTCGGTTGACATAGACCTGAACTACATCGGTGCGGCGGATCGTGACACCATGCTTGCGGAGAGGCCGAAGGTCGAGCAGGCGATCGCGGCCGTCTGCGGCCGGCAGGATTTCGGCATCCAGCGCATACCGGAAGACCATGCCGGTGGGAAGTGGCGACTCCGGTATGACAGCGCATTGGGCCAAGGCGGAAACGTGGAAGTAGACCTGAACTTCATGTTCCGAGTACTGCTTTGGCCCTTGGAGGTTCGGGGTTCTCGCCAGGTCGGCTCCCACTCCGTGTCGGGAATCCCTGTCCTGAACGAACACGAACTCGCTGCGGGGAAACTCGCGGCGCTGCTTTCTCGGCACGCGGCCAGAGACCTCTTCGACGCGCACCTGTTCCTGACGCAAGCTGCCTTCGATCCTTGCAGGCTTCGCCTCGCATTCACAGTCTATGGGGCCATGAGCCGCAATGACTGGCGGACAGTGTCGGTGGATGACGTCGGCTTCGAGACTCGAGAACTCCGCAGCACCCTGTTCCCGGTTCTGCGATCGGAGCATCTCGCCGGAGTGACCGATTCCGACGACTGGGCGCGGCAGATGGTGGAGGAAACCCGCACCGCCCTGAGCGTAGTCCTTCCATTCTCCGATGCGGAGCGGGAGTTTCTTGACCGCGTTCTGGATCACGGCCAGTTGGAACCTTCGCGCCTCACAGATGATGCCGACCTTGCTGACCGAATCCTTCACCATCCTGCTCTCCTCTGGAAGGTTCAGAACATCCGAGAGTTCAAGGGAAGATAA
- a CDS encoding winged helix-turn-helix transcriptional regulator, with product MTTMSIGSALFGGVRQAVLAILFCHSDESFHLRHIVRAVGMGHGAVQRELARLVDAGLVIRSRRGNQVLYKANKESPVFAELRGLMVKTVGIADVLRASLAALSDRIEVAFMYGSVARGTERVNRRTSMTLLRA from the coding sequence ATGACAACGATGAGTATCGGTTCAGCACTTTTCGGCGGGGTTCGGCAGGCGGTACTTGCGATCCTCTTCTGCCACAGTGACGAATCTTTCCACCTGCGCCACATCGTGCGCGCCGTCGGGATGGGGCACGGGGCTGTGCAGCGTGAGTTGGCTCGCCTGGTGGATGCAGGCCTGGTGATCAGATCGCGGCGAGGCAACCAGGTCCTATACAAGGCGAACAAGGAATCCCCCGTGTTCGCGGAACTGCGCGGTTTGATGGTCAAGACCGTCGGCATCGCGGACGTCCTGAGGGCCTCGCTCGCGGCACTTTCGGACCGCATCGAGGTGGCCTTCATGTACGGTTCCGTCGCGAGAGGCACGGAGCGTGTGAATCGGCGTACAAGTATGACCCTCCTGCGCGCATAA
- a CDS encoding nucleotidyl transferase AbiEii/AbiGii toxin family protein encodes MIPNAYITEWQQYAPWSHPDMVEQDLVISRVLLELFGDEEISRRLAFRGGTALYKLFLLPAARYSEDVDLVQLDPAPTGPTLDRIRGLLDHLLGVPNYQHRLASFRLVYRFVAEADPATTLRLKLEINTREHVGRTRIARMPLSVESRWISGSTEITTFPLEELLGTKLRALYQRKKGRDLFDLDYALRMSDLHAREVVEAFVEYVAADGLRITGPEFIANLMDKREDAHFRRDIVPLLRAGIEFDFDKAIDRVVQAFVRHIDAAWAGR; translated from the coding sequence GTGATCCCGAATGCTTACATAACCGAGTGGCAGCAATACGCCCCGTGGAGTCACCCTGACATGGTCGAGCAGGACCTCGTCATCAGCCGGGTCTTGCTCGAACTGTTCGGAGACGAAGAGATCAGCCGCCGGCTGGCGTTCCGCGGCGGTACGGCGCTGTACAAGCTGTTTCTACTTCCGGCGGCACGCTATTCCGAAGACGTGGACCTTGTCCAGCTTGATCCCGCACCGACCGGTCCGACGCTCGATCGCATTCGCGGCCTGCTCGATCATTTGCTCGGCGTGCCCAACTACCAGCATCGGCTTGCATCGTTCCGTCTGGTCTACCGCTTTGTCGCGGAAGCAGATCCCGCCACGACTTTGCGGCTGAAGTTGGAGATCAATACCCGCGAACACGTCGGGCGCACCAGGATCGCCCGAATGCCTTTGTCGGTCGAATCTCGCTGGATTAGTGGATCGACCGAGATAACGACGTTTCCTCTTGAGGAACTCCTGGGAACGAAGCTTCGGGCTCTATACCAACGCAAGAAGGGCCGTGATCTTTTCGATCTGGACTACGCTCTGCGGATGTCCGATCTGCACGCCCGTGAGGTTGTGGAAGCCTTCGTCGAATACGTCGCCGCTGACGGCCTCCGCATCACCGGACCCGAGTTCATCGCCAACCTGATGGACAAGCGCGAGGATGCGCATTTCCGCCGCGATATCGTGCCACTGCTTCGCGCGGGCATCGAGTTCGACTTCGATAAGGCGATTGACCGGGTCGTCCAGGCCTTCGTCCGGCATATCGACGCAGCTTGGGCCGGTCGTTGA
- a CDS encoding type IV toxin-antitoxin system AbiEi family antitoxin, giving the protein MKSLRAKDFVLSRLEHGYYTFSLQDAENAVGTGEKTRRALSRLAKHGWLFSPSTGFYVIIDPQHQGSGFLPVEWFVDDWMKHLGGRYYIGMLSAAMLHGASHQKPQQVQVVRDREFRDLAKGPYSISFFFKKQIPGTCCEKRQSPAGYFNVSTPEVTAYDILRYPKACPSLDLAATVLQELGERITSDHLAALIDSGSEVAVLQRLGWLLDNTGWAEKTGALADGLRGKQTKWRAARTDMPADGPRDPKWRVIANAEIEADL; this is encoded by the coding sequence ATGAAAAGCCTGCGCGCAAAGGACTTCGTGCTATCCCGACTTGAGCACGGTTACTACACGTTTTCCCTGCAAGATGCGGAGAATGCCGTTGGCACTGGCGAGAAGACCCGGAGAGCGCTCAGCAGGCTGGCAAAACATGGCTGGCTCTTCTCTCCCAGTACAGGCTTCTACGTCATAATCGACCCACAGCACCAGGGAAGCGGATTTCTGCCCGTGGAGTGGTTCGTTGACGACTGGATGAAGCATCTCGGCGGACGGTACTACATCGGCATGTTGAGCGCCGCCATGCTCCACGGAGCTTCACACCAGAAGCCCCAGCAGGTTCAGGTTGTTCGAGACAGAGAGTTCCGAGACCTGGCCAAGGGCCCCTACAGCATCTCGTTCTTCTTCAAGAAGCAGATCCCGGGTACTTGTTGCGAAAAGCGGCAATCGCCTGCCGGTTACTTCAACGTGAGCACGCCCGAGGTCACCGCCTACGATATACTCAGGTACCCCAAGGCCTGCCCGTCACTGGATCTCGCGGCTACGGTTCTGCAGGAACTCGGGGAACGGATCACCTCGGATCACCTGGCCGCGCTGATTGATTCAGGTTCAGAGGTTGCCGTCCTCCAGCGGCTCGGCTGGCTGCTGGACAACACCGGTTGGGCTGAGAAGACCGGTGCGCTCGCGGACGGGTTGCGCGGCAAGCAGACGAAGTGGCGCGCCGCGCGCACCGATATGCCCGCGGACGGCCCGCGCGACCCCAAGTGGCGGGTAATCGCAAATGCCGAGATCGAGGCGGACCTGTGA
- a CDS encoding Fic family protein, with product MKTVWQPRYTITPAIARHLMDIEAARVVVESTPLPPVVEAELSRRARLRSTHYSTRIEGNRLTLQEADEVVSRRRRSFHGRERDAAEVRNYWNALLRVEDWARRNKPFTEDTIRRIHAIVMNGSRAKPLPYRDGQNAIRDSVSGRLVYMPPEAHDVPALMSQLTDWIQRAEKEQVPTVMLAGLAHYQFVTIHPYYDGNGRTSRLLATFILHAGGYGLNGLFSLEEYHARDLDAYYSALDVGEHHNYYMGRTEADLTGWVDYFVSTLSTVFTAAREEAQRYADQGMPAEPEELQKLDHRARVVVALFASREVIRASDVALALGLSDRMARVLMQQWVNDGWLVVADLSRRGRSYSLAADYRRFVRPDVA from the coding sequence ATGAAGACCGTCTGGCAACCCAGATACACGATCACACCGGCAATCGCTCGGCACCTGATGGACATCGAGGCTGCCCGTGTCGTGGTCGAGTCAACACCCCTGCCCCCGGTCGTCGAAGCTGAGCTGTCGAGGCGGGCGAGGCTGCGGTCAACTCACTACTCGACCAGGATCGAGGGTAACAGGCTGACGCTCCAGGAAGCAGACGAAGTAGTATCCCGAAGGCGTCGTAGCTTCCACGGGCGGGAGCGTGACGCGGCGGAAGTGCGCAACTACTGGAATGCCCTGTTGCGTGTCGAGGATTGGGCTAGAAGGAACAAGCCCTTCACCGAAGACACTATCAGGCGGATTCACGCAATCGTGATGAACGGCAGCCGGGCGAAGCCGCTTCCTTACAGGGATGGACAGAATGCGATCAGGGATTCGGTCTCCGGGCGACTTGTCTACATGCCTCCTGAAGCCCACGACGTGCCTGCACTGATGAGTCAACTCACCGACTGGATCCAGAGAGCCGAGAAGGAGCAGGTGCCGACCGTGATGCTGGCAGGGCTCGCCCACTACCAGTTCGTCACCATCCACCCCTACTATGACGGCAATGGGCGCACCTCACGCCTTCTCGCCACATTCATCCTCCACGCAGGCGGCTACGGTCTGAACGGATTGTTCAGTCTTGAGGAGTATCACGCCCGTGATCTGGACGCTTATTACTCGGCGCTCGATGTGGGCGAACATCACAACTACTACATGGGTCGTACAGAAGCCGACCTTACCGGCTGGGTGGACTACTTCGTCAGTACGCTTTCGACGGTGTTCACGGCTGCGAGGGAGGAAGCACAGCGTTATGCCGATCAGGGCATGCCCGCAGAGCCAGAGGAGCTTCAGAAACTGGACCACAGGGCTAGAGTCGTCGTCGCTTTGTTTGCCAGTCGAGAGGTGATCAGGGCTTCCGACGTGGCATTGGCTCTGGGGCTCTCGGACCGGATGGCGAGAGTGCTTATGCAGCAGTGGGTCAATGACGGGTGGTTGGTCGTTGCCGATCTGTCGAGGCGTGGACGGAGCTACTCGCTGGCTGCCGACTATCGCCGGTTCGTCCGCCCGGACGTAGCATAG